CCATCGCGACGATCGTCCGCAATGCCGACAAGCGCGAAATGGCGCTGGCGCTAAAGGGTGCGCCGCCCACGATGCGGGAGCTGTTCTTCTCGGGCATGACCGAACGATCGGCCAAGCTGCTGAAGGAAGACATGGCTGGCATGGGTCCGGTGCGCGCGCGCGAATGTGAAGAAGCGCAGAGCGCGCTGGTGCGCTTGGCCAAATCGCTCGCCGACAGCGGCCAGATCATGCTGGTCGATCCCAAGAACGACGATGCGATGATTCTGTAACCGCGCCATGAACCCGGGATATACGATGGACTCGTCCTTCCACATCAAACCGTTCGCCTTCGACCGCGTCTTCGCCATGCAAAAGGGCGCGCAGGTGCCGAACGCGGCGGACAATATCGAAACGATCATCGTGCTGCGCGCCGAGATCGACCTGCTGAAGGCGCAGCTCGAAACCGCCACCGCCGTGGCACGCGCCGACGGCTTCGAAGGCGGTCTCGCCCAGGCCCGCAACGAGACCGCCGCGGCAATGCTCGCCGCGACCGATGCGCTGCACGCCTCGATCGAGGCGGTCGAACAGGAATTCGAGGAAATCGAACGGCGAACCTCGCGCGCTGCGGCCGACGTGGCGCTTGCCGCCGCCGATGGATTGGCCGCGCGCGCCCTGGCCGCCGACCCCGCGCTCGCGATTGACGACGCGATCGGGCGCGTGCTCACGCAAGTGGCGCGCGGTCAGGAACTGCAGATTCGCGTCCACCCCGCGCTGATCGAAGCGACCGAGGCGCTGATCGCCGGACGGCAGAGCCGCGACCGGCGCCGCCTGTCGCTGACCGTCATCGCCGACGATACGCTGGCGATCGGCGATGCGTTGATCTCATGGGAGCAAGGCGGCTTGACCCTCGATGCCGCCGCGCGGCGTGCCGCGATCCTGACCGAGCTTGGCCTGGACGAGGCAGGCCGGGACCAAAACGCCGCTTGACGGCAAGAATTACCTACCCGGCAAAATCTTCCGCCCACATCCTCCTATAATGATCGGGAGGGGTCATCGCCCCGATTGCACCAGTGGGGCCGATCTTGGACGGATTGCGAAAGTTCTTTGCGCAGCTTGGCACGCGCCGCCTGATGATCATGGGCGGCGTCGCCATCGCCTTGCTCGGCGTTCTGGCAGCGGTCGCGATGCGCGGCGGATCGAGCGAGATGGGGTATCTTTATACCGATCTCGATCCTTCGGTCGCGCAGTCGATGACTGCCAAACTGACCGCGCAGAACGTGCCGTTCCAGCTTTCCCCCGATGGCAGCGCGATTTTGGCACCCAAGGAAAAGCTGCCCGAATTGCGGATGGCGATGGCCGCCGACAAATTGAGCGGCAAGGTCGGGTACGATGTACTCGACGCCGAGCAACCCTTCGGCGTTTCCTCCTCGCGCGCGCGCATGAACGAGACGCGCGCGATCGAGGGCGAACTCGAAAAGTCGCTGCAAAGCCTCGACAGTGTCGACCGCGCGCGCGTCCATATCGTGATGCCCGAACGCGCGATGTTCGCCACCGAATCGCGCAAGGCCACCGCGTCGGTCACGCTCAAGACACGCGGGAAACTGCCCGCAACGGCGGTGCAGGCGATCCGCTATCTGGTATCCTCCTCCGTCCCCGAACTGTCCCCCGATCAGGTCTCGATCGTCGATCAGACCGGCGCGCTGCTCGCGCGGGCGGGCGAGGCCGACGACGGGGGTGCCGCCCAAGCCGACGACCGCCAAACGGGTATCGAAAACCGGCTACGTGGGCAGATCGAAGGTATGCTCGAGCCGATCGTCGGCGCGGGCAAGGTGCGCGCCGAGGTTTCCGCCCAGGTCGCGCGCGATCAGACGCGCGAGGAAAGCAACGTCTTCGATCCCGACAAGCAAGTGATCGGGCATCAGGTTACCGTCGAAAGCGGCGACCAGAGTAATGAGAGCGGAGCGACCGCCCCCGGTGCCTCGGTTGGCGCGCAGCTTCCCGAAAACAAGGGTGCTCCGCCCGCTGCGGGTGGCACCGGCGACAGCCGCAAATCGGCGCGCAACGAGACGTCCGAGGACACGACCTTCGAGAACAGCCAGACGCGCACCGTAACCGTCCGCGCGCCCGGCAAGCTCACCCGGTTGACCGTCGCAGTGATGGTCGATGGCGGCAAGAAGGGTCTGCCCGCACCCGAGATCGCGCGGCTGACGCGGCTTGTCCAGAATGCCGTCGGGTTCGACGCGGCGCGCGGCGACAGCGTGGTGGTCGAGAACATGACCTTCGCCGCGGTCGACCCGTTCGCCGATGCCAAGGGCAGCTGGTTCTCCTGGGTTTCGATGGATCAGGTGTTCAGCCTGCTCAAGTTGATCGTAATCGCGGGCGTCGGGCTGATCGCGCTCCGAATGCTGCGCCCCAAGGTCACGCCCGGGCAACTCGCCGAAGAAGCGCGACAGCTGACGGCGCAGACCGCCGAGGCGCAGGCCCTCGCCACGCGCGCGGCGGAAGGCGATCCCCAAGCGCTGCTGCAGATCGAGGCGATGCGCGAGGCAGGCGACGATACCTCGCTGCTCGATCAGGAAATCGCGCTCGCCCAGGTCGACGGACGCATCAAGCTCTCGTCGCTCAAGAAGATCGGTGACTCGATCAACGGCAGTCCGGCTGAGGCCGCGTCGGTGATCCGGCAATGGATGAACTCATGATGGAAAGCTCCAATCCCATGGACAGCGATCAGCGCGACATGATCATCGCAAGCGAAACCGGGCCGGATGACTTTCCGCCGCTTGAAGATTTTGGCAGCGCGGCCCCCGCCGGAAACGCAGCCGCAAGCGCGCCGACGAGCCTTGAGGCGATCTATGACGTGCCGGTCAAGGTACAGGCGGTGCTTGGCCGATCGCGCATCGCGATCGGCGCGCTGATGCAGATGAAGGCAGGCGCGGTGATCGAGCTCGATCGGCGCGTCGGCGAACCGGTCGACATCTTCGTCAACAATCGCCTGATCGCGCGCGGCGAAGTGGTGATGATCGACAATTCGCTCGGCGTGACGCTGACCGAAATCGTCCGTCAGGAGCGCTGAGCACGTGCACGCAACAGGGCCTGTTCATTTACTTCTGGTCGGCGCTCCCGGCACCGAATTCCGTACCGCCGCCGCGATGGCACGCGAAAGCGGCGCGCACGTCACGCTTGCGGACAATGCGGCGATGGCGCTGCAAATCCTGCGCGACGATGGTGGTGACATCGTGATGATCGATATCGATCAGGACGTCGCGCGCTTCATCGCGCAACTGCGCTCCGAACGGATCGCGGTGCCGGTGCTCGCGTGCGGGATCGACGCGGCGGCGGACCGCGCGGTCGCGGCGATCCGCGCCGGTGCGCGCGATTACGTGCCCTTGCCGCCGCAAGCAGACCTGATCGCAGCGGCGATCCTGTCGGTGTCGCAGAACGTCACGCGCATCGTCGGCGACGATCCGGCGCTTGGGCGCGCGATGGCGCTCGGGCTGGCGATGGCGCATTCCAGCGCACCGATGCTGATCGTCGGCGAAAGCGGCTGCGGCAAGGAACTCTTCGCCCGCGCGATGCACGATGCGTCGGGCCGGCGCGGCCGTTTCCTGGTCATCGATTGCGCGAACAACAGCGCCGAAATTCTCGAATCCGAATTGTTCGGCCATGCCGCCGGTGCCTTCCCCGGCGCGCTCGCACGGCGGCGCGGACGGATCGATGAAGCGGTCGATGGCACCGTTTTTCTGCGCGACGTGGAGGCGCTCACCCCCGCGATCCAGGCGCGCCTGCTCACGGTCTTGCAAGGAACCCACGCCACCCGCCCCGCCGCCGATCCAGTCGCAATCCGCGCGCGGATCATGGCCAGCACCGGCGTCGATCTCGACGGATTGGTCACCAAAGGCCTGTTCCAGGGCAATCTGCTCGCGCGGCTCGGGTTGGTGCGGATCGCGCTGCCGCCGCTGCGCGCACGCGTCGGCGACATCGTGCCGATGGCGACATTCTTCGCGGAACGCTTCGCGCTCGCCAACGATCTGCCTCCCCGCCCTTTCGATGACGCGGCGACGGCGTTGCTGCTGCAACACCAATGGCCCGGCAATGTCCGTGAGCTGGAGGATACGGTGCACCGCGCCGTCCTGCTCAACCGCGACGCGCACATCTCTGCAGACGCCCTCGTCACCGCCGATGGCTCCGCGCTCGGCTCCCCGACCGCAGCGGCACCGCATGCCGACAGCGCCGCATTCGTCGGTCGCACGGTCGACGATATGGAGCGCGACCTGATCCTGCACACGCTGCGCCATTGCCGCGGCAACCGGACGCTTGCCTCGACGATCCTCGGCATTTCGGTGCGGACGATGCGCAACAAGCTGAAGACCTTCATCGAGGCAGGCATCCCCGTCCTGCCCGCATCGTGACCGCCTGAGCATGCCACCAGAGCTAGCCACCTTCATCAAACGCTTCGGCTTCAGCCAGGATCTGGCGCTTGCGGGCACCGTCGTCGCGATTATCGCGATGCTGATCCTGCC
Above is a genomic segment from Sphingomonas sp. HMP6 containing:
- a CDS encoding FliH/SctL family protein; its protein translation is MNPGYTMDSSFHIKPFAFDRVFAMQKGAQVPNAADNIETIIVLRAEIDLLKAQLETATAVARADGFEGGLAQARNETAAAMLAATDALHASIEAVEQEFEEIERRTSRAAADVALAAADGLAARALAADPALAIDDAIGRVLTQVARGQELQIRVHPALIEATEALIAGRQSRDRRRLSLTVIADDTLAIGDALISWEQGGLTLDAAARRAAILTELGLDEAGRDQNAA
- the fliF gene encoding flagellar basal-body MS-ring/collar protein FliF, with the translated sequence MIMGGVAIALLGVLAAVAMRGGSSEMGYLYTDLDPSVAQSMTAKLTAQNVPFQLSPDGSAILAPKEKLPELRMAMAADKLSGKVGYDVLDAEQPFGVSSSRARMNETRAIEGELEKSLQSLDSVDRARVHIVMPERAMFATESRKATASVTLKTRGKLPATAVQAIRYLVSSSVPELSPDQVSIVDQTGALLARAGEADDGGAAQADDRQTGIENRLRGQIEGMLEPIVGAGKVRAEVSAQVARDQTREESNVFDPDKQVIGHQVTVESGDQSNESGATAPGASVGAQLPENKGAPPAAGGTGDSRKSARNETSEDTTFENSQTRTVTVRAPGKLTRLTVAVMVDGGKKGLPAPEIARLTRLVQNAVGFDAARGDSVVVENMTFAAVDPFADAKGSWFSWVSMDQVFSLLKLIVIAGVGLIALRMLRPKVTPGQLAEEARQLTAQTAEAQALATRAAEGDPQALLQIEAMREAGDDTSLLDQEIALAQVDGRIKLSSLKKIGDSINGSPAEAASVIRQWMNS
- the fliN gene encoding flagellar motor switch protein FliN; the protein is MDSDQRDMIIASETGPDDFPPLEDFGSAAPAGNAAASAPTSLEAIYDVPVKVQAVLGRSRIAIGALMQMKAGAVIELDRRVGEPVDIFVNNRLIARGEVVMIDNSLGVTLTEIVRQER
- a CDS encoding sigma-54-dependent transcriptional regulator, with the translated sequence MARESGAHVTLADNAAMALQILRDDGGDIVMIDIDQDVARFIAQLRSERIAVPVLACGIDAAADRAVAAIRAGARDYVPLPPQADLIAAAILSVSQNVTRIVGDDPALGRAMALGLAMAHSSAPMLIVGESGCGKELFARAMHDASGRRGRFLVIDCANNSAEILESELFGHAAGAFPGALARRRGRIDEAVDGTVFLRDVEALTPAIQARLLTVLQGTHATRPAADPVAIRARIMASTGVDLDGLVTKGLFQGNLLARLGLVRIALPPLRARVGDIVPMATFFAERFALANDLPPRPFDDAATALLLQHQWPGNVRELEDTVHRAVLLNRDAHISADALVTADGSALGSPTAAAPHADSAAFVGRTVDDMERDLILHTLRHCRGNRTLASTILGISVRTMRNKLKTFIEAGIPVLPAS